Part of the Microcebus murinus isolate Inina chromosome 19, M.murinus_Inina_mat1.0, whole genome shotgun sequence genome, GCGTGGCGCTGCCCAGAGGCGGCTCCACGCCTGATACGGTCCGGGCAAGGCGGTGCGCGGTGCCTGCGTGGAGCGCCGCCCCgacccgcgcccgccgcccccaGGGCTCTGGTCCTTCCTGTGGTTCGTGGGCTTCTGCTTCCTCGCCAACCAGTGGCAGCGCACGGCGCCCGGGCCCGGCACGGCGCAGGCAGGGGACGCGGCGCGGGCCGCCATCGCCTTCAGCTTCTTCTCGGTCCTCAGCTGGGTGAgtgcgcggcggcggcggcggcgggcggcgggcagcGGGCGGCGCAGTTGGCCCTGGCTGACCCCGAGTCCCCGTCCAGGTGGCGCTCACCGTGAAGGCCCTGCAGCGGTTCCGCCTGGGCACCGACATGTCACTCTTCGCCACCGAACAGCTGAGCGCTGGGGCGGGCCAGGCCTACCCCGGCTACCCTGTGGGCAGCGGCGTGGAGGGCACCGAGACCTACCAGAGCCCGCCCTTCACCGAGACCCTGGACACCAGCCCCAAAGGGTACCAGGTGCCCGCCTACTAGTGGCCGGCAGGCCCAGACCAGGGCTCCAAGGCCACTCCACCAACGCAGGCCCCAAGGCCTCCTGGGGCCTCCCTTGGGTCCTTCCTGTCCAGCACCAGGGACAGAGGGGGTGGCCACTGTGGGCTGTCCAGCGCCAAGAGGGGCTAGTCCCTCCAGTGCCTGGGCCGTCCCCCTACAAGGCCCCTCAGTCCCCTCATCACCTGGACCCAGGACTGAGGTCCTGAGGAGGGGACAGCACAGCCCAGGGCATGTGTCCCCCAGCCGGAGTGGACTGGCCTGGGGGAGGCATTCCCCTCAATGGCCAGACAACCCAGAGCTCACCTGTCCACTCTGGGGTCAAGGGTCCAGCTGCCCCTATGACCAGGTTCAGGAACTGCCGAGGACCAGGTACAAGGACACCCCTCACCGAGGGTGGGGATCTTGGCTACTGCTCCCCATCCCATGTCCCCGTGGGTAGTGACTATCCTTGGTCCTGTCGTGATGGTTCGTCCCGTCCAGACCCTCCCTCCATTTCCCCTCGCAGGCTCGGTAGAGCAGCCCGGCCCTGTCGATGTTGTGATTGTGGTCAAGTCTTCAGGTTCCGCCTCCTAGTGCCCCACAAGCAGCCCCACTGTCTGTGGCCCAGccccacgccctgcctgcctttgccCAGGCCCAGGTGTTGGTGGTTCTGGCCAGGAAGGCACAAGATAGCCGTGGGCCTGGGCATCAGCCCTGTCCCAGCCCTTTGGTGAGAACTTGCCCGAGGAGGGAACAGGACACCTGGGTGCCAGGCAAAACAAGCTCCTCACCGGGAGAGAGGCCGAGAGGTTCCATCTGCCCGCTGTCCTGGACACGTCCATTCTGTGCTGTTCCCTTTACCTGGCTTCCTggaccagccctgccctccccgccaCACCCCTGTTTTACGGCCCAACCCCAGGCGGGGGTCCCTCTGCGTAGCTGACGACTCATGCATTGCTCAAAGCTGGCTTTTCACATTAAGTCGATACCAAACGTGGTTGCCGCATTTCATCTTAAGACAGATGCCTCCCTCTGGAGTTGCAGTTGAGTGACAACCCTGTACATTGTAGCATAGACCAATTCTGTGTGGATATTTAAGTGAACATGTTtacaatttttgtatatatagatCTCTCCCTCCCTATTCTGAAAGAGCAATCGGTGATTGTGTATTTCAGTGTCCGATGTTCCAACTGCAACTTCTTTACAATAAAGACTGTAAACAAGTTGACTGTGACTGGATGCTCCTGGAATCAttgctccctctgccccagggtTGGGATCCAACAGGCACTAGGGGCCAGAAcccaggaggggcctgggaggtggaggccaggcTGACCCCCACTCCAGGTTCTGGGGGCCCCAGGTCCATGGGCGCCCACCACCTGTCAAAGCTCTGCCACTCAGAGCAGGCTTTCTGAAATGCTGGGGAGACTCCCACCTCGTGTATCCTTTCTCataataccgtgtttcctcgaaaataagacctacccataaaataaatcctagcaggatttctaagcatttggacaatataagccctaccccagaagtaagacctagtgatgggcgtggctacgcagcgcatctgcacaacccatgcatttcatcgtggatCGGTCAAGAAGAcaaacagcccttctcatctgccccatcatgacagctgctatcccagagatgaccggaaaggtgtgggcagccccaccaacaaggtcggctccccctatcaggtcctggccatcctgtgcgcgctgcaagctgaggctttgaggggaaaataacacatcccctgaaaataagccctagggtgtcttcttgaggaaaaataaatataagaccctgtcttattttgggggagacACGGTAGCAGGAGTACTTCACAGATAGagtcctcttcttcttttttttttttttttaagacatatacagagtctcactctgtagcctgggctagagtgctgtggtatcagcctagctcacaccaaccacaaactcctgggctcaagtgatcctcctgccttgtcctcccgagtagctgggactacaggcacgtgccaccatgcctggctaattttttctatttttagttgtttggctaattttatttctatttatagtagagacggggtcttgctcttgctcaggctggtctcgaactcctgagctcaagcaatcctcccggaATGctaggctcacgcctgtaatcctagcactctgggaggccgaggcgggcagattgctccaggtcaggagttcgaaaccagcctgagcaagagtgagaccccgtatctactataaatagatagaaattaattggccaactaatatatatagaaaaaattagccgggcatggtggtgcatgcctgtagtcccagctactcgggaggctgaggcagaaggatcgcttgagcccaggagtttgaggttgctgtgagctaggctgatgccacggcactcactctagcctgggcaacaaagcgagactctgtctcaaaaaaaaaaaaaaaaaaaaattaaagaggactCTTACAGCTAAGGCTCAAGTTGACTCCCACACCTTCTCTCCAAAACCCCCCTCCTCAGCAGTTTGGCCTGTATTTGCCGTATATGTATATTTGTgcttatatttgtatatatctcTCTGAAAATTCGccactttaaccattttaagtgtatagtccGGTGACATTACTTATACTCCCAATGTGCCACCGTCACCAGCATTTCCAAATCTTATCCATTGCCTTAGCAGAGACTCTGCCCATTAAACAGTGACTCCCATGCCCCTGCCCGCACTCCCTGGTAACCTCCAATCTGCTTTCTGGCTCTATGACTTCGCCAGTTCTAGATACTCCGTGTGAGTGGAATCACACGTCCTTTCGCGCCTGGCTCTGTTCAGCCAGCATCATGTTACAACACGTGTCAGGGCTTCATGGCGTTTTGTGTCGGATGACATTCCACTGTATGCCTGGACCGTGTCTTGCCTGCTCCTCAGTCGACGGACAcggttgtttccatctttgggCTGCTGTGAACGTTGGGTGCACGAGTGTCTGTCTactttgttttcagttctttcGGGGATACCTCTGGGAGTGGAGCTGCTGGGTCATCTGGGAACGTTTGGATGTATGGCCGACCAGGAACCGCGGaacctgccttttttttttttttttttttttttttttttttttttttttgagacagagtctcgctttgttgcccaggctagagtgagtgccgtggcgtcagcctagctcacagcaacctcaatctcctgggctcgagtgatccttctgcctcagcctcccgggtagctgggactacaggcatgcgccaccatgcccggctaattttttatatatatatcagttggccaattaatttctttctatttatagtagagacggggtctcgctcttgctcaggctggttttgaactcctgaccttgagcaatccgcccgcctcggcctcccaagagctaggattacaggcgtgagccacaggaACCTGCCTTTTGTACGTGCTTTAACGTGGCATGTGCAGCCGTAGGAAACGTGTTGCTTCATGTTTGTATTTGCATGCCGTGCTGCACACACTCTCTGCCACTTGATCTTTCCCTTCCACATCCACCTTGGCACATGCAAGTGTGGCtcattcctttttcctcctctctacTAAACCTCGTTTAGCGCCTCCCTGTGACAGACACCGGTATCTGCAGCATTTTGCTCCTCACGGCAGATGGTTTGCTCAGGGCCAGTGTTTCGCTAGGGTTTCTAAAAAGATCATGGTTGTCAAGGGCTCTGagtgcttttcttttatttttcttagagacagagtcttgctctgtcatccaggctggagggccgtggcatcatcacagctcactgcagcctcaaactcctgggctcaagagatcctcctgcctcagcctcctgagtagctgggactacaggccagcaccactatgcctggctaattttttaaaatttttttgtagagatgaggtcttgctatgttgctcgggttggtctcaaactcctagcctcaagtgatcctcctgctttggcctcccaaaggccAAGACtacaagtgtgaaccaccacaTGTGACTGGAGCCCCTTTTATTTTGGAGAGACATACTGCATGTGTTTGCATCCCCGCGTCAGCCTATGTGAGCTCCCAGAGCCCGCATCCTTGCCAGCTCTTGGTGTTGTCAGACTTTGTAGCCTTTGCCAGCCTGAGAGCTGACAGGCTCTGGCTGTTCTCGCCTACAGAGAGGCAGTGTGGTGCGATGGTTAGAACAGATGCTCCAGTGCCCAGAGGCAGGGGTGCGAATCCTGCCTCTTGCCCCATGACAGGTCGCTTACCCCTGCCAGGCATCattgtccttatttgtaaaacGAACCAAAGGCGATCAGCtgctatcatttttgtttttaaattttgttcctgATTACACGTGTGTTTATGTAGCTTGTGTTTACTAGTTACTTTTGTTTCATCTGTGAGTTTTGTTTCATATCCtttattcatttctctgttttttgtctttcattgaTTTGTAGGACTTGGGTATATATTCCgggtattttacattttctttttcttttttggggggagggcatCCATCAATCCCTatggtattttacattttaaagattgCGTTTATCACATGCTGGTTTGTCACTTGTTTCTGTCATCCTCTGTTACGTgcaagttttacattttgatgctGTGTTTGTAAATTTCATCCGCATGGTTTGGCTCTTCACAGTCTGGGGGTCTTTCCTGGCCCCAGGGTTGTTATCCCCAAGATATTCTTGtcctttcctgttatttttggcattgttttacaaatgtttaattcctttcttccaaactttttatttggaaataattatagattcacaggaaattggaaaaaaaaaaaaaaaaccaacaacaaccaGCACACTGAGCCTGTGCCCCTCGCCCAGCGTTCCCAGTCGGACCACCCCGCGCAGCTGCGGCGCCATCAGAACCGGGACCGGCCTTGGTGCGATCCACGGAGCTTACCAGGGTTTCGTGGGTCGTACAGAGCcccgtgtgtgcatgcatgcgtgtgtgcgtgcatgcgtgttTGTAGGTCTATGAAATTTTGTCAGCTGCGTAGCTCACGTAACCACCACCACATTCAAGATGCAGAGCCGTTCCGTCGCCACCCAGCTCTGACTGCTGCCCCTTTATGGCCACGTCttgtcccagccccaggcaaccactgacctgccctccatctctataattttgttatttcaagagcattacataaacggaatcatacagtatgtaaccttctGAGATTAGCTTTATTCACTCTGCATAATTCCCTTGAGGTCCATCCAAGTTGTGGCATGtatcttttttcttgagacagagtccccctctgttgtccaggctagagtgccgtggcgtcagcctagctcacagcagcctcaaactcctgggttcaagcgatcctcctgcctcagcctcccacagtgctgggattacaggcgtgagccaccacgcccggcctgttgtgTGTGTCAATACTTTGTTCCTTCTTATTGCCTAGTATTCCGTGGTGTGAACGTAGCACTACAATTGCTTTAGCAGTTCACCCATGCAAGGACGTTTGTGTTGCTTCCAACTTCTGGTGATTACAAATAGAGCTGCTGCAACACTTACAGACAGGTTCTTGCCTGAGTGAATGTCAGTTgttatttctctggaataaatgcccCAAAGTGCAATTGTTGGGTTATATGGTAAacgtgtgtttttttaaataaattattggctgggcgcaatggctcatgcctgtaatcctagcactctgggaggctgaggcaggaggatcactcaaggtcaggagttcaagaccagcctgaacaagagtgagaccccgtctctaataaaatggaaagaaattagccagacaattaaaaatacatatataaaaaaaataagccgggcatagtggcgcatgcccatagtcccagctacctgggagtctgaggcaggaggatcacttgagcccaggagtttgaggttgctgcgagctaggctgatgcattTTTagcattctagcctgagcaacagaaagagactctgtctcaaaaaaaaaaaaaaaaaaaaagctcgaAGATATTTCTGCATAGCGTCCTACATTGTCCTGCATTGCTGAGAACAATCACAGTGCAGCTTGCAGTCTTTGTAAGTTCTCTGTCTTGTCTTTTTGGTACTGACTTTTAGGATTCTTTTGACTTCTGATGTGTCtagatgtgaatttttaaaactttatcctgctttggccgggcgtggtggctcacgc contains:
- the SYNGR3 gene encoding synaptogyrin-3 produces the protein MEGASFGAGRAGAALDPVSFARRPQTLLRVASWVFSIAVFGPIINEGYVNADSGPELRCVFNGNAGACRFGVALGLGAFLACAAFLLLDVRFQQISSVRDRRRAVLLDLGFSGLWSFLWFVGFCFLANQWQRTAPGPGTAQAGDAARAAIAFSFFSVLSWVALTVKALQRFRLGTDMSLFATEQLSAGAGQAYPGYPVGSGVEGTETYQSPPFTETLDTSPKGYQVPAY